Within the Micromonospora citrea genome, the region GCTGCGGGCCGCCGCCCTGGCCGTACGCGGCGGTGGCCGGGCCGGCTGGGTCCGGCTGCTCGGCTACCTGTCCTGGTGGATCGTCCGCCTCGGCCTCGGCATCGGGGTCTACCACGGGCTGGACGCGCTCGACCTGGTCGCACCGGGCTGGGCAGCCTGGCTGTCGCTGGCCGTGTGGGCGGGCGTCAACAGCGTCGCCTACCCGGCCCTGGCCTGCCTCGACGCGGTGCTGCACCTGGAGACCCGGATGCGCACCGAGGGGCTGGACATCCGGCTCTCCCGGGCGCGGGCGGGCACCCCGGAGACCCTCCTGCTGGCGGCCGAGCGATGAGCTTCAGCCGGTGGTGGACCGAGACCACGGCCGCGCTCGGCGACCGGGTGCCGCTGTGGCTGGCCACGCTGCTGCTGGTGCTCGGCGCGGTGCTGGCGGCGGTCGGCTGGTACACGTTCCCCGCCTGGATCCCCCGCCGGCTGCCCCGACTGCCCCGGTTGCGCCGGCGCCGCCGTGCGCCCCGACCGGCGGACGCCCCCGCGCCGCTCGTACCCGCGCCGCGCGAGCCGGAGCCGGAGCTGCCGGCGGCCGCGTACGTCTCCCTCGCGGACCGGCTCGCCGCCGAGGGCCGGTACGCCGAGGCCGTCCGGGAGCGGCTTCGCGCGATGATCCGGGGGCTGGTCGCGCGGCGGCTGCTGGAGCAGCGGCCCGGCATGACCGTCCTGGAGGTGGTGGGGGCCGCGACCGAGAGCCACCCTGAGGTCGGCCCGCCGCTGAGCGCCGCCGGAGCGATCTTCTCGGAGCTCTGGTACGGCCAGCGCCCCGCCTCCGCCGAGCACGACCGGCGGATGCGGGAGCATGGCGCCGAGCTGGACCGGCTGCTGACCGGCCGACCCGAGGACGGGCCACGACCATGAGCGCACAGGTCACCGCCGCCCCACCGGCCCCCGGGGCCGGCGCCGCACCCCGGCGGCGCCGCCGCCGGCACCGGCTGCTGATCCCGCTGGGGCTGGCCGCCGCGCTGCTGACCACCACACTCGTCACCCGCGCGGTCGACCAGCCCGACCCCGACGACCACGGGTTCCTCTCCCCCGTCGCGACCGGGGACGACGGCGGCAGCCGGCTCGCCGAGGCGCTGCGCGAGCGCGGGGTGACGGTACAACGGGAGACGGACACGCTGGCCGCGCTGCTGGCCGCCCGCGACGCCCCCGCCACGCTCTTCGTGCCCGCGCCGGCGCTGCTGCACCCGGACACGGTCGGCGCGTTGGACTCGCTGCCCTCGGCCACCCGGCTGGTGCTGGTGGACCCGCCGCGGCGGGTGCTCGACGCGATCCCGCTGCCGGTGGAGCCGGCCGGCCGCCGGTGGGCCGCGCAGGCGGTGGAGCCCGACGCGCGGGGCCTGCCCTGCCCGATGCCCGAGCTGCGCCAGCTCGGGCGGACGGCGGTCGGGTTGCAGCGCTACGCGGTCAGCCCGGGCGGGTCGGCGCCGGTGCAGTTCTGCTTCGACGGCGGGCTCGCCCGGCTGCTCCGGATCCCCGAGAGCGTGGTGGTGGTCGGCGCCAGCGACCCGTTCCGCAACGACCGGATCGACGAGTGGGACAACCGGGCGTTCGCCACCGCGCTGCTCGGCGGGACGGGCCGGGTGGTGTGGCTCGACCTGGACGGCCCGGCGCCGCCGCCGACCTTCGGCTCCGGCGACAGCGGCAGCCCGGCCTGGTCACCCACCCCGGGCGGCTCCACCGGGCACGACGGGCCGGGCGACGGCCGCCCCGACGGCCGCCCCGGGAGCAGGGACGGCGACGTGAGGCAGGGCGACCCGGGCGGCGGCACCGACGACGACGGTGACGACTCCAGCGCCGGCGGCTCCGACCCGCCGAACCCGCTCTGGTCCG harbors:
- a CDS encoding DUF4129 domain-containing protein, with the protein product MSFSRWWTETTAALGDRVPLWLATLLLVLGAVLAAVGWYTFPAWIPRRLPRLPRLRRRRRAPRPADAPAPLVPAPREPEPELPAAAYVSLADRLAAEGRYAEAVRERLRAMIRGLVARRLLEQRPGMTVLEVVGAATESHPEVGPPLSAAGAIFSELWYGQRPASAEHDRRMREHGAELDRLLTGRPEDGPRP
- a CDS encoding DUF4350 domain-containing protein produces the protein MSAQVTAAPPAPGAGAAPRRRRRRHRLLIPLGLAAALLTTTLVTRAVDQPDPDDHGFLSPVATGDDGGSRLAEALRERGVTVQRETDTLAALLAARDAPATLFVPAPALLHPDTVGALDSLPSATRLVLVDPPRRVLDAIPLPVEPAGRRWAAQAVEPDARGLPCPMPELRQLGRTAVGLQRYAVSPGGSAPVQFCFDGGLARLLRIPESVVVVGASDPFRNDRIDEWDNRAFATALLGGTGRVVWLDLDGPAPPPTFGSGDSGSPAWSPTPGGSTGHDGPGDGRPDGRPGSRDGDVRQGDPGGGTDDDGDDSSAGGSDPPNPLWSAFPGWFWALLLQLALAALLAAAWRARRLGPPTPEPLPVTVRSAETVLGRARLYQKAGARDAAARTLRTAALDRLASRLNLPPTAPPAEVAAAVAARTGDDPGRIADLLHGDGPETDQDLLELARELDRVTRTVAPPPALPPDAPPPALPSDAPPPALPPDAPPPALPPDAPPPAGSHPYPAPPAAGPHPHRSEGDHR